The genomic region CAAGTCCACTACGGTCGTTTTTTCAGGATTGGTTGTGCGCTGTTGAGGAACCGCAGTCTGCCCGGGCGTGACCAACGCGAAACCTGGCCGCAAAGAGAAGCAACAGCAGCCGATAACGATGAGTGCAGGGATGGCGAAGGATGATCTTGAGCGGCTGCCCATCCGGGAACCCCTTGCTGCCCGGCCGGCCTGATATCCGGAACGGGCCTTCAGTAGCGAGCTATGCGACCCATGATACAACACCTGATGGCCTGCCGGCGCCCATTTTATCTTGTCAGGAAAATACTCATGAAGAGCAAAAGATTTACGCAAAGGGGGCGGAGGAGATCCCAGAGCGCGGAGAGTTTGGGGATGACACTCACATTGGGGAAATCGGGTACCTCTTCCGTCCCCGAGTCATGATATCCTGCCCCGTGCAACCTGGGTTACATTGCTGTCTGTTCATCAGAAACGACACTGCGAATTCATTCAAACGGGAGTTTCCATGAGAAACACGAATCGAGGAATCTGCGTGATGGCATGTTGTGCGATCCTGCTCGGAACCAGCCTGCTTATGGCTCAGGATTGGCCGCAGTGGCGCGGGCCCAACCGCGATGGCAAGGTTGCCGGGTTCGCCGTGCCCGCGATCTGGCCCAAGCAATTCACCCAGAAATGGAAGGTGAGTGTCGGCGGCGGCGTCGATTCGACGCCCGCCCTGGTCGGCGACAAGCTCTACGTCTTTGCTCGCCAGGGTGCGGATGAGACCACGCTCTGCCTGGACGCCGCCACGGGGAAGGAATTGTGGAAGGACAGCTATGCCTGCCCCGCGGTGACCGGGCCTTCGCAGGCCATCCACTCGGGGCCGCGCAGCTCGCCCGCGGTGGCGAACGGCAAGGTCGTCACCCTTGGCGTTACCGGGATCGTCTCCTGCCTCGATGCCGCCGGCGGCAAGCTTCTCTGGCGTAAAGACGAGTTCTCCGGCGGTTACCCGGTCTATTACACGGGAATGTCGCCGTTGATCGTCGATGGCATGGCCATCGTTCAGGTCGGCGCACCGAGCAACGGCGGCATCGTCGCTTACGACCTGAACAGCGGCGGCCAGAAGTGGAAATGGACCGGCGACGGCCCCGGCTATGGATCGCCGGCTCTCATGACCGTTGATGGCACCAGGCAGATCGTCACCCTTACCGACAAGATGCTCGTCAGCGTTGCCCTGGCCGATGGCAAGCAGCTGTGGCAGATCCCGTTCCCGGGATCGGCAATGATCTGGAACTGCGCCACCCCTATCATCGACGGCCAGACCGTCATTATCGCCGGCCAGAATCGAGGCACCAAGGCCATCCGGATCGAAAAGCAGGGTGCTGGATTTGCCGTCAAGGACCTGTGGGCGAACAAGGAGATTGGTGTCCAATACAACACGCCCGTGCTCAAGGACGGATTCCTCTACGGCCTGTCGGACCGTGGAAGTTTCTTCTGCATGAATGCCAAGACCGGTGAGACTGTCTGGACCGACACGGTGCGGCGCCGGAATTTCGGCGCAATCCTGGATGTCGGCCCGGTCTTGATTGGTCTGACGCAGGA from Terriglobia bacterium harbors:
- a CDS encoding PQQ-binding-like beta-propeller repeat protein, whose protein sequence is MRNTNRGICVMACCAILLGTSLLMAQDWPQWRGPNRDGKVAGFAVPAIWPKQFTQKWKVSVGGGVDSTPALVGDKLYVFARQGADETTLCLDAATGKELWKDSYACPAVTGPSQAIHSGPRSSPAVANGKVVTLGVTGIVSCLDAAGGKLLWRKDEFSGGYPVYYTGMSPLIVDGMAIVQVGAPSNGGIVAYDLNSGGQKWKWTGDGPGYGSPALMTVDGTRQIVTLTDKMLVSVALADGKQLWQIPFPGSAMIWNCATPIIDGQTVIIAGQNRGTKAIRIEKQGAGFAVKDLWANKEIGVQYNTPVLKDGFLYGLSDRGSFFCMNAKTGETVWTDTVRRRNFGAILDVGPVLIGLTQDGTLSVFQPSDKAYTEIASIKVADTQTYAHPVLAGKRIFVRDQDSVTLWVID